A window of the Mus pahari chromosome 1, PAHARI_EIJ_v1.1, whole genome shotgun sequence genome harbors these coding sequences:
- the Sec23ip gene encoding SEC23-interacting protein isoform X2, producing the protein MADRKANGGGASASSSGTNLLFSSSATEFSFNVPFIPVTQAAASPASLLLPGEDSTDVGEEDSFLGQTSTHTSTPQTFSYFSQVSSSSDPFGNIGQSPLTTSAMSTGQSALPKPPATLPFTTGSQDMLNAFPPSVSNAPYGATPSSQMGTSTYLPSQPSSLPPNFGSPPQGIPHQGHNPYRHTPVSSRANPYITPPQLQQCQTPGHSSYPPPSGSPVQTYQMPPGPLPPLPTAVQSPAQQQVPARPAGPLIQGPSPFVLQNQYEPVQPHWFYCKEVEDKQLWMPFSVLDSLNLEEIYNSVQPDPESVVLGTDGGRYDVYLYDRMRKSVYWEEEPAEVRRCTWFYKGDTDSRFIPYTEEFSEKLEAEYKKAVTTNQWHRRLEFPSGETIVMHNPKVIVQFQPSSVPDEWGTTQDGQTRPRVVKRGIDDSLDEIPDGEMPQVDHLVFMVHGIGPVCDLRFRSIIECVDDFRVVSLKLLQTHFKKSVDEGKVSRVEFLPVHWHSALGGHATGVDRNIKKITLPSIGRFRHFTNETLLDVLFYNSPTYCQAIVEKVEVEINRLHSLFLSRNPNFKGKVSVAGHSLGSLILFDILSNQKDMSVSKSPGSVAVSNGVMKHSNFQEKQISEESKLMSDESCDLDVEDEEPLTLHGTLEALSLFDYISTFEKEKIDMESLLMCTVDDLKEMGIPLGPRKKIANFVKLKAAKLEQKKAAAEKKAALAALTKGQDESAPKTKEMVSPSSESNESKRKLSVGAYVSSVRVDYESFEVGTGQVSVAYNSLDFEPEIFFALGSPIGMFLTIRGVDRIDENYRLPTCKGFFNIYHPLDPVAYRLEPMIAPDLDLKAVLIPHHKGRKRLHLELKESLSRMGSDLKQGFISSLKSAWQTLNEFARAHTSSTQLQEELEKVANQIKEEEEKQVVEEKIVESPELSKDEDYLGKVGMLNGGRRIDYVLQEKPIESFNEYLFALQSHLCYWESEDTALLLLKEIYRTMNISPEQPQH; encoded by the exons ATGGCGGATAGGAAGGCTAACGGTGGCGGAGCGTCCGCCTCCTCGTCAGGCACTAACTTACTCTTCTCCTCCTCGGCCACGGAGTTCAGCTTCAACGTGCCCTTCATCCCCGTCACGCAGGCCGCCGCCTCCCCGGCTTCCCTGCTCTTACCCGGAG AGGACTCCACAGATGTTGGGGAGGAGGATAGCTTCCTTGGTCAGACTTCTACCCACACATCCACGCCACAGACATTCAGTTACTTCTCTCAGGTCTCAAGCAGTAGTGATCCTTTTGGGAACATTGGACAGTCACCCTTGACAACTTCAGCAATGTCAACTGGACAGTCAGCACTTCCCAAGCCCCCAGCCACACTCCCTTTTACAACCGGATCCCAAGATATGCTGAATGCATTTCCACCATCAGTTTCCAACGCTCCCTATGGTGCTACACCTTCCTCACAGATGGGAACAAGTACCTATTTGCCTTCTCAGCCAAGTAGTCTCCCTCCAAATTTTGGGAGCCCACCCCAGGGGATTCCTCATCAAGGACATAACCCATATCGCCACACTCCTGTCAGCAGCCGGGCAAACCCCTATATAACACCTCCACAACTACAGCAGTGTCAGACGCCAGGCCATTCTTCCTACCCTCCACCTTCTGGATCCCCTGTGCAGACATACCAAATGCCGCCTGGACCATTGCCACCG CTTCCTACAGCAGTGCAGTCACCAGCGCAGCAGCAAGTCCCTGCCAGACCTGCAGGACCCCTTATACAGGGGCCATCTCCTTTTGTACTTCAGAACCAGTACGAACCTGTTCAGCCACACTGGTTTTACTGCAAGGAGGTAGAAGATAAACAGCTATGGATGCCTTTCAGCGTTCTTGACTCTTTGAATCTTGAAGAGATCTATAATTCAG TGCAGCCAGATCCTGAGAGTGTGGTTCTAGGCACGGATGGCGGGCGCTATGATGTGTACCTTTATGACCGCATGAGAAAGTCTGTGTACTGGGAAGAGGAGCCAGCTGAAGTGAGACGCTGTACTTGGTTTTACAAGGGGGACACAGACAGCAGATTTATTCCATATACAGAGGAGTTCAGTGAGAAACTAGAG GCTGAGTATAAAAAAGCTGTAACCACAAATCAGTGGCACCGCAGACTAGAGTTTCCGAGTGGGGAGACTATTGTTATGCACAACCCAAAG GTTATCGTCCAGTTCCAGCCTTCTTCAGTGCCAGATGAGTGGGGGACGACCCAAGACGGACAGACAAGGCCCAGAGTTGTAAAGCGTGGGATTGACGACAGCCTCGATGAAATTCCTGATG GGGAGATGCCTCAAGTTGACCACTTGGTGTTCATGGTGCACGGCATTGGGCCTGTGTGCGACCTGCGCTTTAGAAGCATTATCGAATGTG tggatgATTTTAGGGTGGTTTCTCTCAAGTTGCTGCAGACACACTTCAAGAAGTCTGTAGATGAAGGGAAAGTCAGCAGAGTGGAGTTCCTGCCAGTTCACTGGCACAGCGCCTTGGGTGGGCATGCCACAGGTGTTGACAG gAACATCAAGAAAATTACCTTGCCAAGTATTGGTCGGTTCCGTCACTTTACCAATGAGACTCTGctagatgttttattttacaaCAGCCCTACCTACTGCCAGGCAATTGTGGAAAAGGTGGAAGTGGAGATAAATCGGCTACACTCACTCTTTTTGAGTCGGAACCCAAACTTCAAAGGAAAGGTCTCCGTTGCTGGTCACAGCTTAG GTTCTTTGATACTGTTTGACATATTGTCTAATCAAAAAGATATGAGTGTCTCTAAGTCTCCAGGATCTGTGGCTGTTTCTAATGGAGTTATGAAACATTCAAATTTTCAGGAAAAGCAG ATATCTGAAGAGTCAAAGCTGATGTCAGATGAATCATGTGACCTTGATGTTGAGGATGAAGAACCCCTAACTTTGCATGGGACCCTGGAAGCACTCAGCCTGTTTGACTACATTAGCacttttgaaaaggaaaagattgATATGGAATCTCTG CTTATGTGCACAGTTGATGACCTGAAGGAGATGGGGATACCCCTGGGGCCCAGAAAGAAGATAGCCAACTTTGTAAAACTTAAAGCAGCCAAACTG GAGCAgaaaaaagcagcagcagaaaaGAAGGCAGCACTGGCTGCTTTGACAAAAGGACAAGACGAGAGTGCTCCAAAAACTAAGGAAATGGTTTCTCCATCTTCAGAGTCAAACGAGTCCAAGAGGAAGCTCTCAGTTGGGGCTTATGTGTCTTCTGTACGGGTTGATTATGAATCTTTTGAAGTTGGCACAGGACAG gtttctgttgcttacaATTCATTAGACTTTGAACCAGAAATTTTCTTTGCCCTGGGTTCTCCGATTGGAATGTTTCTTACTATTCGAGGTGTGGATAGGATTGATGAGAACTATCGCCTCCCTACCTGTAAAGGCTTCTTCAATATTTACCACCCG CTCGATCCAGTGGCATACAGATTAGAGCCTATGATTGCTCCAGATTTGGACTTAAAAGCTGTTCTCATTCCACAtcacaaaggcagaaagagactTCACTTAG AGTTGAAAGAGAGCCTTTCTCGAATGGGATCCGATCTGAAGCAGGGCTTTATCAGCTCTCTGAAAAGTGCTTGGCAGACACTCAACGAATTTGCACGTGCTCACACCTCTTCTACTCAGCTGCAAGAAGAATTGGAGAAGGTGGCCAACCAAatcaaagaggaagaggaaaagcaagTAGTTGAAG
- the Sec23ip gene encoding SEC23-interacting protein isoform X1 — protein sequence MADRKANGGGASASSSGTNLLFSSSATEFSFNVPFIPVTQAAASPASLLLPGEDSTDVGEEDSFLGQTSTHTSTPQTFSYFSQVSSSSDPFGNIGQSPLTTSAMSTGQSALPKPPATLPFTTGSQDMLNAFPPSVSNAPYGATPSSQMGTSTYLPSQPSSLPPNFGSPPQGIPHQGHNPYRHTPVSSRANPYITPPQLQQCQTPGHSSYPPPSGSPVQTYQMPPGPLPPLPTAVQSPAQQQVPARPAGPLIQGPSPFVLQNQYEPVQPHWFYCKEVEDKQLWMPFSVLDSLNLEEIYNSVQPDPESVVLGTDGGRYDVYLYDRMRKSVYWEEEPAEVRRCTWFYKGDTDSRFIPYTEEFSEKLEAEYKKAVTTNQWHRRLEFPSGETIVMHNPKVIVQFQPSSVPDEWGTTQDGQTRPRVVKRGIDDSLDEIPDGEMPQVDHLVFMVHGIGPVCDLRFRSIIECVDDFRVVSLKLLQTHFKKSVDEGKVSRVEFLPVHWHSALGGHATGVDRNIKKITLPSIGRFRHFTNETLLDVLFYNSPTYCQAIVEKVEVEINRLHSLFLSRNPNFKGKVSVAGHSLGSLILFDILSNQKDMSVSKSPGSVAVSNGVMKHSNFQEKQISEESKLMSDESCDLDVEDEEPLTLHGTLEALSLFDYISTFEKEKIDMESLLMCTVDDLKEMGIPLGPRKKIANFVKLKAAKLEQKKAAAEKKAALAALTKGQDESAPKTKEMVSPSSESNESKRKLSVGAYVSSVRVDYESFEVGTGQVSVAYNSLDFEPEIFFALGSPIGMFLTIRGVDRIDENYRLPTCKGFFNIYHPLDPVAYRLEPMIAPDLDLKAVLIPHHKGRKRLHLELKESLSRMGSDLKQGFISSLKSAWQTLNEFARAHTSSTQLQEELEKVANQIKEEEEKQVVEAEKIVESPELSKDEDYLGKVGMLNGGRRIDYVLQEKPIESFNEYLFALQSHLCYWESEDTALLLLKEIYRTMNISPEQPQH from the exons ATGGCGGATAGGAAGGCTAACGGTGGCGGAGCGTCCGCCTCCTCGTCAGGCACTAACTTACTCTTCTCCTCCTCGGCCACGGAGTTCAGCTTCAACGTGCCCTTCATCCCCGTCACGCAGGCCGCCGCCTCCCCGGCTTCCCTGCTCTTACCCGGAG AGGACTCCACAGATGTTGGGGAGGAGGATAGCTTCCTTGGTCAGACTTCTACCCACACATCCACGCCACAGACATTCAGTTACTTCTCTCAGGTCTCAAGCAGTAGTGATCCTTTTGGGAACATTGGACAGTCACCCTTGACAACTTCAGCAATGTCAACTGGACAGTCAGCACTTCCCAAGCCCCCAGCCACACTCCCTTTTACAACCGGATCCCAAGATATGCTGAATGCATTTCCACCATCAGTTTCCAACGCTCCCTATGGTGCTACACCTTCCTCACAGATGGGAACAAGTACCTATTTGCCTTCTCAGCCAAGTAGTCTCCCTCCAAATTTTGGGAGCCCACCCCAGGGGATTCCTCATCAAGGACATAACCCATATCGCCACACTCCTGTCAGCAGCCGGGCAAACCCCTATATAACACCTCCACAACTACAGCAGTGTCAGACGCCAGGCCATTCTTCCTACCCTCCACCTTCTGGATCCCCTGTGCAGACATACCAAATGCCGCCTGGACCATTGCCACCG CTTCCTACAGCAGTGCAGTCACCAGCGCAGCAGCAAGTCCCTGCCAGACCTGCAGGACCCCTTATACAGGGGCCATCTCCTTTTGTACTTCAGAACCAGTACGAACCTGTTCAGCCACACTGGTTTTACTGCAAGGAGGTAGAAGATAAACAGCTATGGATGCCTTTCAGCGTTCTTGACTCTTTGAATCTTGAAGAGATCTATAATTCAG TGCAGCCAGATCCTGAGAGTGTGGTTCTAGGCACGGATGGCGGGCGCTATGATGTGTACCTTTATGACCGCATGAGAAAGTCTGTGTACTGGGAAGAGGAGCCAGCTGAAGTGAGACGCTGTACTTGGTTTTACAAGGGGGACACAGACAGCAGATTTATTCCATATACAGAGGAGTTCAGTGAGAAACTAGAG GCTGAGTATAAAAAAGCTGTAACCACAAATCAGTGGCACCGCAGACTAGAGTTTCCGAGTGGGGAGACTATTGTTATGCACAACCCAAAG GTTATCGTCCAGTTCCAGCCTTCTTCAGTGCCAGATGAGTGGGGGACGACCCAAGACGGACAGACAAGGCCCAGAGTTGTAAAGCGTGGGATTGACGACAGCCTCGATGAAATTCCTGATG GGGAGATGCCTCAAGTTGACCACTTGGTGTTCATGGTGCACGGCATTGGGCCTGTGTGCGACCTGCGCTTTAGAAGCATTATCGAATGTG tggatgATTTTAGGGTGGTTTCTCTCAAGTTGCTGCAGACACACTTCAAGAAGTCTGTAGATGAAGGGAAAGTCAGCAGAGTGGAGTTCCTGCCAGTTCACTGGCACAGCGCCTTGGGTGGGCATGCCACAGGTGTTGACAG gAACATCAAGAAAATTACCTTGCCAAGTATTGGTCGGTTCCGTCACTTTACCAATGAGACTCTGctagatgttttattttacaaCAGCCCTACCTACTGCCAGGCAATTGTGGAAAAGGTGGAAGTGGAGATAAATCGGCTACACTCACTCTTTTTGAGTCGGAACCCAAACTTCAAAGGAAAGGTCTCCGTTGCTGGTCACAGCTTAG GTTCTTTGATACTGTTTGACATATTGTCTAATCAAAAAGATATGAGTGTCTCTAAGTCTCCAGGATCTGTGGCTGTTTCTAATGGAGTTATGAAACATTCAAATTTTCAGGAAAAGCAG ATATCTGAAGAGTCAAAGCTGATGTCAGATGAATCATGTGACCTTGATGTTGAGGATGAAGAACCCCTAACTTTGCATGGGACCCTGGAAGCACTCAGCCTGTTTGACTACATTAGCacttttgaaaaggaaaagattgATATGGAATCTCTG CTTATGTGCACAGTTGATGACCTGAAGGAGATGGGGATACCCCTGGGGCCCAGAAAGAAGATAGCCAACTTTGTAAAACTTAAAGCAGCCAAACTG GAGCAgaaaaaagcagcagcagaaaaGAAGGCAGCACTGGCTGCTTTGACAAAAGGACAAGACGAGAGTGCTCCAAAAACTAAGGAAATGGTTTCTCCATCTTCAGAGTCAAACGAGTCCAAGAGGAAGCTCTCAGTTGGGGCTTATGTGTCTTCTGTACGGGTTGATTATGAATCTTTTGAAGTTGGCACAGGACAG gtttctgttgcttacaATTCATTAGACTTTGAACCAGAAATTTTCTTTGCCCTGGGTTCTCCGATTGGAATGTTTCTTACTATTCGAGGTGTGGATAGGATTGATGAGAACTATCGCCTCCCTACCTGTAAAGGCTTCTTCAATATTTACCACCCG CTCGATCCAGTGGCATACAGATTAGAGCCTATGATTGCTCCAGATTTGGACTTAAAAGCTGTTCTCATTCCACAtcacaaaggcagaaagagactTCACTTAG AGTTGAAAGAGAGCCTTTCTCGAATGGGATCCGATCTGAAGCAGGGCTTTATCAGCTCTCTGAAAAGTGCTTGGCAGACACTCAACGAATTTGCACGTGCTCACACCTCTTCTACTCAGCTGCAAGAAGAATTGGAGAAGGTGGCCAACCAAatcaaagaggaagaggaaaagcaagTAGTTGAAG